DNA from Aureimonas sp. AU20:
CCGCGACGATCAGGGTCGAGGCGGTGACAAGGCCTTTCGGCAGGCCGATGCGCCGACCCTGCGAGACGAGAGCGACAACCACGGCCGCGCCGAGGAGCCAGACGAGCGCCTCGCCCAACAGCGGCGCGCCGCTGCCAGCCCAGAACGCCGGGTTGACGGGAACGGTCATCAGGACGGAGGCTGCCGCGCCCGCGACGATGAAGCCCATGATGCCGACATTGAACAGGCCGGCATAACCCCACTGGATGTTGAGCCCGACCGCGATGATCGCATAGGCCGAGGCTTCCACCAGCATTCGCGTGGCATAAGCCGAACCCTGCAGGGCATAGACGAGGGCCACCAGCGCCAGCAGCGCGGCGACGAGGAGGAGTTCCCGGCGCAGCGGCCGGGCCGGGGCGGCAGGCGTGGCGGACGCACCAGTCATCAGAACACCCTTCCCTTGAAGATGCCTGTCGGCCGGTAGATCAGAACCGCGACGAGAATGAAGAAAGGCACGACGAGGCGATATTCCGTCGGCACCATCGCAAGGCTCGCAGGGATTTCGAAGCCGGCGGGCAGCAGGTCGCGGAAGGGGCGCAGCAGCACCGAAAAGTTGAACACGGCGAGCGTCTCGGCAAAGCCGATGAGATAGCCGCCGGCGATCGCGCCATAGGGCTGGCCGATGCCGCCCAGAATGGTCGCCGCGAAGATCGGCAGGAGGATGTTGTAGGCAAGGTCCGGCTTCAACTGCACGTCCATGGCCAGCATCGTTCCAGCGATGGCCGCCAGCCCGCCGCCGATTGCCCAGGTCGCCTTGACCACCCGCTCGATCGGAATGCCGGTAACGCGGGCGAGATCGGGATTGTCCGATACGGCGCGCATCGCCTTGCCCAGGCGCGAGCGCGTGAGGAAGAGATGCAAAGCCACGACGGAGAGCACGGTGAGCGCGATCAGCGCCACCTGCGGCTCGGTCAGCACAATCGGCCGTCCGCCGGTCGGGATGCGGAAGATGGTCTTCGGCGCGTCCAGATACATGTCGCGCGACCCGGTGCCGGCAAACAGGCGGATCAGGCCCTGCAGCATTAGCGTGACGCCGATCGAGGCCATGACCAGCACAACGGGCTTGGCCCCTCGCTTTCGCAGCGGCCGGTAGAAGGCGCGGTCGAGTCCGATCGCGAAAAGCGCCGTCAGCACCATGACCACCGGCAGTAGCGCCAGCACAAGCGGGATCGGCAGGGTGATGCCGAGCGAGGAAAGAATGGCTGCGAGCGCCAGCGCGATGAAGGCGCTGGCCGTCATCATGTCGCCATGCGCGAAATGGGCGAAGCGCAGAATGCCAAAGATCAGCGTGACGCCGACCGCACCGAGCGCATAGACGGAGCCGATGATGAGACCGCCGACCACGCCGCGATTGATGAAGAAGATGAGCTCGTCCAACGGAAGGTCTCGTGTGTTCGCGGGGTGGTGTCAGCCGCCGAGGAAGGATTTGGCGACGTCGGGATCGGCGAGCAGCGCCGCGCCTGTGTCGGTGAACCGGTTGCGCCCGCCGGTCAGCACGAAGCCTTTGTGGGCGATGCCGAGGGCCTGCCGTGCGTTCTGCTCAACCATCGCGACGGTGACGCCGGTCGCGTTGATGGCGAGGATGCGGTCGAAGATCTCGCTCATGAACAGCGGGGAAAGGCCCGCCGTGGGCTCGTCCAGAAGGATGAGCTTGGGGTCGATCATCAGTGCGCGGCCGACCGCCACCATCTGGCGCTGGCCGCCGGACAGTTCGCCGGCCGGCTGCGATCGCTTGGCTTTGAGCGGCGGGAAAATCTCGTAGACCCGGTCGAGCAGCGCCGAGACGTCGTCGCGCCGAACATAGGCGCCCATTTCCAGGTTTTCGTGGACGCTCAGTGTTTTGAAGACATTGTGCTCCTGCGGCACGAAGGCCATGCGCAGGGCGCTCAAACTCTCGGTCGGCCGGTTGGTGATGTCCTGCCCGTCGAAGGTGATCGTGCCGGCGGAGACGCGCAGAAGCCCGAAGATCGCCTTCAACGTGGTCGACTTACCGGCCCCGTTCGGGCCGACGATGACGCCGATCTCGCCCTGGTTCAGCGCAATGTCGACGCCATTGAGGATGGTCGCCGCGCCATAGCCGGCGACGACGCCGCGCACCGAGAGAAGGCTCATGCCGAAGCTCCGGGAAGCGTGGTGGCGTGGCCGGTCGGCGAGCCGCCGAAATAGGCCTCGACCACGCGCTGGTCGGCCTGGATATCCTTGAGCGACCCCTTCATCATCACCGAACCCGCCGCCATGACGATGACGGGGTCGCAGAGGCGACCGATCAGGTCCATGTCGTGCTCGATCACGAAGAACGTGTAGCCGCGCTCGCGGTTGAGCCGCTCGATATTGGCGGCGAGGTCGTTCAGCAGCGTTCGGTTGACGCCGGCCGCGATCTCGTCGAGCAGCACGACCTTGGCGTCCACCATCATCGTGCGGCCTAGCTCCACGAGCTTCTTCTGGCCGCCCGACAGATTGCCGGCGAGCTCGTTCTTCACATGGCCGATCTGCAGGAAGTCCACGACCTCCTCGGCCCGCTCACGTACCTTGGCCTCGAACTCGCGCACGCGGCGCCCGCGAAACCAAGCGTCGAACAGGTTCTCGCCGGGTTGGCCGTCCGGCACCATCATCAGGTTTTCCAGAACCGTCAGGCGAGAGAATTCGTGCGCGATCTGAAAGGTGCGCAAGAGGCCGCGCGCGAAGAGTTCGTGCGGCCTGAGCCCGCCGATCGGCTGGCCGTCGAGCAGGATCGTGCCCGAACTCGGCTCCAGATTGCCGGCCACCATGTTGAACAAGGTGGACTTGCCCGCGCCATTGGGACCGATCAAACCCGTGATGCTGCCGGCCTCGACGCTCAGGCTGCAGTCGTTCACCGCCACGAACCCGCCGAAGCGGCGGCTGACATTCTTCACTTCGATGATCGGGGCCATGCGGGGTCGTTTCCGTTCGGCGGACGTAAGGTCGCGCGACAAGAAAAAGGCGGAGCGGCCCCCATAAGCCAAGCCCCGGATTTTTCAAACCCTTTAAACGACCCGTGCCAAAGCGGGAGGGGCATTCTATGTTGGTCGGGAAGCCTCACGCCGACCTCCGAGTCGGAGATTTGCGGAAAGAGTTCGTGTTGAAGTCTGGTGTCGCCTCTCATCCGCTCGTCGACCGTCCGACCTATCGGGAGGCGATGAGCCATTTCGCGGCCTCCGTCTGCCTCGTGACGACGGATGGGCCGGCGGGCCGGCGGGGCGTCACCGTGACCTCGGTCTGCTCGGTCTCGGACGAGCCGCCGACCCTTCTCGTCTGTCTCAACCAGAGCAGCGCATCCAACACGCGCTTCGATCACAACGGCGTTTTCGCGGTCAACATACTGGCCTCGCACAACGAGCCTGTGGCCCGCGCCTTTTCCGGCGAAGGCCAGTTGGAACTCGAAGAACGCTTTGCCGCAGGCCGCTGGACGACGCTTGCAACCGGTGCGCCCATACTGGCGGATGCGCTGGTCAGCTTCGACTGCCGCGTCATCGACAGCCGCCCGGTGGCGACGCACCGTGTTATTCTGGGCGAAGTTCTGGCCATCGGTGAGCCGACGCTCGGCGAAAGCCTTCTATACCGCGCGCGCCGATATCATTCCCTCTGAAGGGCGCCGCGTTCCAGCTTCCAAAATCGCAAGGACTTGAACCCGTGACCCAAGTGCCAGCCAGTATCGAGAAAACGGTCGCGCTGCTGGCCGGTGCGGATTACGTGGCCGATCGGTCGCTGGCGACGGTCCTGTTTCTCGCCCTGCGCATGGGCAGGCCGCTGTTTCTGGAGGGCGAGGCAGGGGTCGGCAAGACGGAACTTGCCAAGGTGCTGGCAAAGACGCTGGACCGGCCGTTGATCCGGCTCCAGTGCTACGAGGGGCTCGACATTTCCTCCGCGGTCTATGAGTGGAACCACGCCGCCCAGATGATCGAGATCCGCCTGCGCGAGGCGACGGGCAGCGCCGAAGGGGACGCGCTGCGATCCGACATCTTTTCCGAGCGCTTCCTGATCCGCCGTCCGGTTTTGCAGGCGCTGGGTGGCGAGCCGGGCCGAGCCCCGGTGCTCCTGATCGACGAGCTCGACCGCACCGACGAGGCCTTCGAGGCTTTTCTTCTGGAAGTTCTGTCCGATCATCAGGTCACCATTCCCGAATTCGGCACGATCCGTGCCGCCGAGCCGCCTATCGTCGTCATCACCACCAATCGCACGCGGGAGATCCACGACGCGCTGAAGCGGCGCTGCCTCTATCATTGGCTGGACTATCCCAGTGCCGAGCGCGAGCTCGATATCGTCCAGCGCAAGGCACCGGGCGCCGGCGCGGACCTGTCCCGCGAGATCGTCGCCTATGTGCAGAAGCTGCGCGCGGCGGACCTGTTCAAGGCACCGGGCGTCGCCGAGACGATCGACTGGGCGACGGCACTGACCGAGTTGGATGCTTTGGCGCTCGACCCGCAGCTCGTTTCCGACACGCTGGGCGTCCTCCTCAAATACCAGGACGACATCGCGCGGATCGAGAAGGGCGAGGGGCGAGAGATGCTGAACGCGGTCAAGCGCGAACTGGCCCTGGGCTGAACCATGAGCTGGCAAGCGGCGCCAGAGGGTGAGCGGCCGGGCGGGCAGATACCGGCCAATGTCGTTCATTTCGCTGGCGCTCTGCGCCGCGCCGGCCTGCGCACCGGGCCGGCGGAAACGCTGGACGCGATCAGCGCCCTGCGGCTCGGCGGTGTCGGCTCGCGCGAGGATTTCTATTGGACGCTGCACGCCGTGTTCGTGCATCGGCACGAGGACGGGCCGGTCTTTGCGGAGGTCTTTGCCGCCTTCTGGCGCACGCGGCAGATGATCGAGAAAATGATCGCGCTGTTCTCGGGCCGGGCCCCGGCTCGGCCAGCCGAGCGCAAAGCCGGCGGCCGGCGGGCGGACGAAGCGCTGTCGGACGGACTGCCGCCGCGCCCGGCGCGGCAGGACAAGCCGATCCTCGATGTCGACGCGCGCTTCACCGTCTCGGCGGATGATCTTCTACGCTCCAAGGACTTCGCTCAGATGACCGCGAGCGAACTGGAAGCGGCGCGCCGCGCGGTCCAAAACCTGGTGCTGACCGGCGACGAGCGGCGCACGCGGCGATTGCGCCCGCATACGCGTGGCGAGCGGATCGACCTTCGGGAAACGCTGCGCGCCAGCGCTCGGACCGGCGGCGATCTTCTCCTCCCGCATTGGCGCACCGCGCAGCGGCGGCCACCGCCGCTGGTCGTTCTGGCCGATATCTCGGGCTCGATGAGCCAGTACAGCCGGCTGTTTCTCCATTTCTTTCACGCCGTCACGGCGCGTCGTCGGCGCGTTCACACGTTCCTGTTCGGCACGCGGCTGACCAATGTGACGCGCGAATTGTCGCGGCGCGACCCGGACGAAGCCGTGGATCGCAGCGCGGCTGCCGTTCGCGACTGGTCCGGCGGCACGCGGATCGGCGAGGCGCTGGCGCTGTTCAACAAGGATTGGTCGCGGCGCGTGCTGTCCGAAGGTGCCACCGTTCTTCTCATCACCGACGGATTGGAGCGGGACGACACGACGCTTCTTGAGCGAGAGATGAAGCGACTCCATCTCTCTTCTAAGCGCCTCGTCTGGCTGAACCCGCTTCTGCGTTTCGACGGGTTCGCCGCCAAGGCCAAGGGAATGAGAGCGATGCTGCCGCATGTCGATGAATTCCGGCCGGTCCACTCGGTCGCCTCGCTGGAAGCGCTGAGCGCGGCTCTGTCCGGCGCACGTGCCGGCCCGGCGCCGCGCTCGCCGCGCGATTGGCTTCGCGACGTGGCCGAGGCTTGAGGGAGAGTGACGATGGACACCCTGCAGGGACGAGCCGACGTGCTGGACGTCGCCGAGGATTGGGCGCGAGAGGGGCGCGGCGTCGCGCTCGCGACCGTGGTTGAAACCTGGGGTTCGGCGCCTCGCCCAGTCGGCAGCCATCTCGTGATCGATGCGGCGGGCGATTTCGCCGGCTCGGTCTCCGGCGGCTGCGTAGAAGGCGCGGTCGTCGCGGAAGCCGCAGAGGTGATCGAGACGGGGGTGCCTCGCATACTGGAGTTCGGCGTCGCGGACGATACCGCTTGGCGGGTCGGCCTGTCCTGCGGCGGGCGCATCTGCGTCTATGTCGAGAAACTCGCCTGATGGACCTGTCCCTTCTTCAGGCCCTGAATGCCGAGCGCGCCGCACGCCGCGCCTGCGTCCTCGTCACCGATCTTTCCCAGGGCCGCCAGAGATTGGTTCGCGAAGCGGACGTGGAAGCGGACGAACTGGCGGATGATCTCGCCAAGGCGCTTGGTAGCGGCAAGTCAGGAAAGCTGGGGGAGACGATCTTCCTCAACGTGCATCTGCCGCCGCCGCGCATCGTGGTGATCGGTGCTGCCCACATCTCCCAAGCCCTGGCGCCCATGGCGACGATTGCCGGTTTCGACTTGGAGATTATCGACCCGCGCACCGCCTTCGCCACGCCCGAGCGTTTTCCCGGCGTTCAATTGCGCGCCGAGTGGCCGGACCTTGCGCTGAAGGATCGACCGTTGGACTCCTATTGCGCCGTCGTCGCCGTGACGCACGACCCGAAGATCGACGATTTCCCCTTGATTGAGGCCGTGAAGGCAGGGTGCTTCTATATCGGCGCCTTGGGGAGCCGGAAGACCCATGCCAAGCGCGTCGAGCGCCTGATCGCGGCCGGGCTACCCGAACATCGGATCGCGCGTATCGAAGCGCCAATTGGCCTCGACATATCGGCCTCGACCCCGGCGGAAATCGCCGTTGCGATTCTCGGTTCGGTCATCTCGGCGTTTCGCAAGCGGAAAATGCATGCCGAGCGGCGCGGCGAGATGGAGCCCGCGTGAGGTTCGGACCGGTCGAGACCGCCTGCGCCGAAGGCGCTATCCTCGCCCATGCGACGCGGGCCGGCGCCGTGCACCTTGCCAAGGGCACACGGCTTACGGCGAGCGACATCGCGACGCTTATGGACGCCGGCTTGCCGAGCCTCATCGTGGCACAACTGGACCCGGCCGACGTGCCGGAAGACGAGGCAGCGGCGGATCTGGCCGAGCGACTGGCAAGTGCCGAGATCGGCGCGGCGCCTGCCGCCACGGGGCGGGCCAACCTCTTTGCTGGCGAAGCGGGGCTGTTTCTACCGCGTCGGTCGGTGGTCGATGCGATCAACCGGGTTCACCCCGGCATCACGCTGGCGACGCTCGGTGAATTCACCGCGGTCGAGGCCGGGCGCATGGTGGCGACGGTGAAGATCATCCCCTTGGCGGTGCCGCGCGCCGCGTTGGACGAGGTCCTTTCGCTCCTATCCGCCGAGCCCGCTTTCACCCTCGCGCCGTTCTGCCCGCGTGCGGTTGGGCTCGTGCAGACGATTCTGGACGGGACCAAGGCGAGCGTCCTCGACAAGACGGCGCGGGTGCTTCGCAAGCGCCTGGAGCGCTCCGGTTCTCGG
Protein-coding regions in this window:
- a CDS encoding vWA domain-containing protein, encoding MSWQAAPEGERPGGQIPANVVHFAGALRRAGLRTGPAETLDAISALRLGGVGSREDFYWTLHAVFVHRHEDGPVFAEVFAAFWRTRQMIEKMIALFSGRAPARPAERKAGGRRADEALSDGLPPRPARQDKPILDVDARFTVSADDLLRSKDFAQMTASELEAARRAVQNLVLTGDERRTRRLRPHTRGERIDLRETLRASARTGGDLLLPHWRTAQRRPPPLVVLADISGSMSQYSRLFLHFFHAVTARRRRVHTFLFGTRLTNVTRELSRRDPDEAVDRSAAAVRDWSGGTRIGEALALFNKDWSRRVLSEGATVLLITDGLERDDTTLLEREMKRLHLSSKRLVWLNPLLRFDGFAAKAKGMRAMLPHVDEFRPVHSVASLEALSAALSGARAGPAPRSPRDWLRDVAEA
- a CDS encoding ABC transporter ATP-binding protein, with amino-acid sequence MSLLSVRGVVAGYGAATILNGVDIALNQGEIGVIVGPNGAGKSTTLKAIFGLLRVSAGTITFDGQDITNRPTESLSALRMAFVPQEHNVFKTLSVHENLEMGAYVRRDDVSALLDRVYEIFPPLKAKRSQPAGELSGGQRQMVAVGRALMIDPKLILLDEPTAGLSPLFMSEIFDRILAINATGVTVAMVEQNARQALGIAHKGFVLTGGRNRFTDTGAALLADPDVAKSFLGG
- a CDS encoding XdhC family protein, whose amino-acid sequence is MDTLQGRADVLDVAEDWAREGRGVALATVVETWGSAPRPVGSHLVIDAAGDFAGSVSGGCVEGAVVAEAAEVIETGVPRILEFGVADDTAWRVGLSCGGRICVYVEKLA
- a CDS encoding flavin reductase translates to MSHFAASVCLVTTDGPAGRRGVTVTSVCSVSDEPPTLLVCLNQSSASNTRFDHNGVFAVNILASHNEPVARAFSGEGQLELEERFAAGRWTTLATGAPILADALVSFDCRVIDSRPVATHRVILGEVLAIGEPTLGESLLYRARRYHSL
- a CDS encoding AAA family ATPase — protein: MTQVPASIEKTVALLAGADYVADRSLATVLFLALRMGRPLFLEGEAGVGKTELAKVLAKTLDRPLIRLQCYEGLDISSAVYEWNHAAQMIEIRLREATGSAEGDALRSDIFSERFLIRRPVLQALGGEPGRAPVLLIDELDRTDEAFEAFLLEVLSDHQVTIPEFGTIRAAEPPIVVITTNRTREIHDALKRRCLYHWLDYPSAERELDIVQRKAPGAGADLSREIVAYVQKLRAADLFKAPGVAETIDWATALTELDALALDPQLVSDTLGVLLKYQDDIARIEKGEGREMLNAVKRELALG
- a CDS encoding branched-chain amino acid ABC transporter permease, with protein sequence MDELIFFINRGVVGGLIIGSVYALGAVGVTLIFGILRFAHFAHGDMMTASAFIALALAAILSSLGITLPIPLVLALLPVVMVLTALFAIGLDRAFYRPLRKRGAKPVVLVMASIGVTLMLQGLIRLFAGTGSRDMYLDAPKTIFRIPTGGRPIVLTEPQVALIALTVLSVVALHLFLTRSRLGKAMRAVSDNPDLARVTGIPIERVVKATWAIGGGLAAIAGTMLAMDVQLKPDLAYNILLPIFAATILGGIGQPYGAIAGGYLIGFAETLAVFNFSVLLRPFRDLLPAGFEIPASLAMVPTEYRLVVPFFILVAVLIYRPTGIFKGRVF
- a CDS encoding ABC transporter ATP-binding protein, giving the protein MAPIIEVKNVSRRFGGFVAVNDCSLSVEAGSITGLIGPNGAGKSTLFNMVAGNLEPSSGTILLDGQPIGGLRPHELFARGLLRTFQIAHEFSRLTVLENLMMVPDGQPGENLFDAWFRGRRVREFEAKVRERAEEVVDFLQIGHVKNELAGNLSGGQKKLVELGRTMMVDAKVVLLDEIAAGVNRTLLNDLAANIERLNRERGYTFFVIEHDMDLIGRLCDPVIVMAAGSVMMKGSLKDIQADQRVVEAYFGGSPTGHATTLPGASA
- a CDS encoding XdhC family protein; the protein is MDLSLLQALNAERAARRACVLVTDLSQGRQRLVREADVEADELADDLAKALGSGKSGKLGETIFLNVHLPPPRIVVIGAAHISQALAPMATIAGFDLEIIDPRTAFATPERFPGVQLRAEWPDLALKDRPLDSYCAVVAVTHDPKIDDFPLIEAVKAGCFYIGALGSRKTHAKRVERLIAAGLPEHRIARIEAPIGLDISASTPAEIAVAILGSVISAFRKRKMHAERRGEMEPA